A stretch of Lepisosteus oculatus isolate fLepOcu1 chromosome 11, fLepOcu1.hap2, whole genome shotgun sequence DNA encodes these proteins:
- the LOC107077568 gene encoding epoxide hydrolase 4 isoform X2, producing the protein MTGLLSALLLVPIRLCLRLQSLCYWALVYSTAGLTATLVLTRITWRGLRAPRHVFRWTMRQQPPACLRDPVLGEHSYLRGMSSGLRFHYVTKGDTSRPLMLFLHGFPENWFSWRYQLQEFSSEYHTVALDLRGYGDSDAPRRREDYTLDQLLGDIKDVIESLGHRSCVLVGQDWGGTLAWHFAIEHPAQVRRLVVMSAPHPSAWRDYILRHPCQLLRCSHSSFFQIPFLPELTLPLEDFQLVRSLMTGRWVGIQNRARRLTEQELEAYLYQLSQPGGLAGPLSYYRSLCSDTPLRHQDVGVACLLLWGEADAFLGPGLARASRAYVRGSCAVRIVPGCSHWVQQDQPEAVNGLIWAFLREGGRGGSTRNNH; encoded by the exons ATGACTggcctgctgtctgccctgCTCCTGGTTCCAATCCGGCTCTGCCTGCGCCTGCAGTCTCTGTGTTACTGGGCGCTGGTGTACAGCACCGCCGGGCTCACCGCCACCCTGGTCCTGACCCGTATCACATGGAGGGGCCTGCGAGCCCCTCGGCACGTGTTCCGCTGGACCATGCGTCAGcagccccctgcctgtctgaggGACCCCGTGCTGGGCGAGCACAGCTACCTACGCGGCATG agcTCTGGCCTGCGTTTCCACTATGTGACGAAAGGAGACACCAGCCGTCCTCTTATGCTTTTCCTTCATGGATTTCCTGAGAACTG GTTCTCCTGGCGCTACCAGCTGCAGGAGTTCAGCTCAGAGTACCACACGGTGGCCCTGGACCTGCGTGGCTATGGGGACTCCGACGCCCCCCGCAGGCGGGAGGACTACACACTGGACCAGCTGCTGGGGGACATCAAGGACGTGATCGAAAGCCTGG GACACCGGAGCTGTGTGCTGGTGGGCCAAGACTGGGGCGGCACACTGGCGTGGCATTTCGCGATTGAGCATCCTGCCCAGGTGCGCCGCCTGGTGGTGATGAGTGCGCCACACCCGTCAGCTTGGCGGG ACTACATCCTGCGACACCCCTGCCAGCTCCTGCGCTGCAGCCACAGCTCCTTCTTCCAGATCCCCTTCCTGCCCGAGCTCACCCTCCCACTGGAGGACTTCCAG CTGGTGCGCAGCCTGATGACGGGTCGCTGGGTGGGGATCCAGAACCGGGCCAGGCGGCTGACGGAGCAGGAACTGGAGGCCTACCTGTACCAGCTGTCCCAGCCCGGGGGGCTCGCCGGGCCTCTCAGTTACTACCGCAGCCTCTGCAG CGACACGCCGCTGCGGCACCAGGACGTGGGCGTGGCCTGCCTGCTGCTCTGGGGGGAGGCCGACGCCTTCCTGGGGCCCGGGCTGGCGCGGGCCTCGCGGGCGTACGTGCGCGGCTCATGCGCCGTCCGGATCGTGCCCGGCTGCAGCCACTGGGTGCAGCAGGACCAGCCGGAGGCCGTGAACGGGCTCATCTGGGCCTTCCTCAGGGAGGGGGGCAGAGGTGGCAGTACCAGGAACAACCACTAG
- the LOC107077568 gene encoding epoxide hydrolase 4 isoform X1, with amino-acid sequence MTGLLSALLLVPIRLCLRLQSLCYWALVYSTAGLTATLVLTRITWRGLRAPRHVFRWTMRQQPPACLRDPVLGEHSYLRGMSSGLRFHYVTKGDTSRPLMLFLHGFPENWFSWRYQLQEFSSEYHTVALDLRGYGDSDAPRRREDYTLDQLLGDIKDVIESLGELRWEEGWIVTLLTLTLTLLVLCLFPGHRSCVLVGQDWGGTLAWHFAIEHPAQVRRLVVMSAPHPSAWRDYILRHPCQLLRCSHSSFFQIPFLPELTLPLEDFQLVRSLMTGRWVGIQNRARRLTEQELEAYLYQLSQPGGLAGPLSYYRSLCSDTPLRHQDVGVACLLLWGEADAFLGPGLARASRAYVRGSCAVRIVPGCSHWVQQDQPEAVNGLIWAFLREGGRGGSTRNNH; translated from the exons ATGACTggcctgctgtctgccctgCTCCTGGTTCCAATCCGGCTCTGCCTGCGCCTGCAGTCTCTGTGTTACTGGGCGCTGGTGTACAGCACCGCCGGGCTCACCGCCACCCTGGTCCTGACCCGTATCACATGGAGGGGCCTGCGAGCCCCTCGGCACGTGTTCCGCTGGACCATGCGTCAGcagccccctgcctgtctgaggGACCCCGTGCTGGGCGAGCACAGCTACCTACGCGGCATG agcTCTGGCCTGCGTTTCCACTATGTGACGAAAGGAGACACCAGCCGTCCTCTTATGCTTTTCCTTCATGGATTTCCTGAGAACTG GTTCTCCTGGCGCTACCAGCTGCAGGAGTTCAGCTCAGAGTACCACACGGTGGCCCTGGACCTGCGTGGCTATGGGGACTCCGACGCCCCCCGCAGGCGGGAGGACTACACACTGGACCAGCTGCTGGGGGACATCAAGGACGTGATCGAAAGCCTGGGTGAGCTCCGCTGGGAAGAGGGATGGATTGTGACATTGCTGACATTGACTCTGACATTGCTGGTTCTCTGTCTCTTCCCAGGACACCGGAGCTGTGTGCTGGTGGGCCAAGACTGGGGCGGCACACTGGCGTGGCATTTCGCGATTGAGCATCCTGCCCAGGTGCGCCGCCTGGTGGTGATGAGTGCGCCACACCCGTCAGCTTGGCGGG ACTACATCCTGCGACACCCCTGCCAGCTCCTGCGCTGCAGCCACAGCTCCTTCTTCCAGATCCCCTTCCTGCCCGAGCTCACCCTCCCACTGGAGGACTTCCAG CTGGTGCGCAGCCTGATGACGGGTCGCTGGGTGGGGATCCAGAACCGGGCCAGGCGGCTGACGGAGCAGGAACTGGAGGCCTACCTGTACCAGCTGTCCCAGCCCGGGGGGCTCGCCGGGCCTCTCAGTTACTACCGCAGCCTCTGCAG CGACACGCCGCTGCGGCACCAGGACGTGGGCGTGGCCTGCCTGCTGCTCTGGGGGGAGGCCGACGCCTTCCTGGGGCCCGGGCTGGCGCGGGCCTCGCGGGCGTACGTGCGCGGCTCATGCGCCGTCCGGATCGTGCCCGGCTGCAGCCACTGGGTGCAGCAGGACCAGCCGGAGGCCGTGAACGGGCTCATCTGGGCCTTCCTCAGGGAGGGGGGCAGAGGTGGCAGTACCAGGAACAACCACTAG